A window from Gossypium raimondii isolate GPD5lz chromosome 7, ASM2569854v1, whole genome shotgun sequence encodes these proteins:
- the LOC105768012 gene encoding leucine aminopeptidase 2, chloroplastic, whose amino-acid sequence MAHTLGFTQPANIQHPKISFAAKEIDVAEWKGDILAVGVTEKDMSKDENYKFQNSILKKLDGLLGGMLAEASSEEDFTGKAGKSMVLRLPSCGSKRVGLIGLGKTASSPASFQRLGEAVAAAAKTAQANSVAIVLASSEGLSNESKLSTASAIASGTVLGIYEDSRYKSEPRKPKLNSVDIIGLGTGPELEKMLKYAENVSSAIIFGRELVNSPANVLTPAALAAEASNIASLYSDVLSANILSAEQCKELKMGSYLGVAAASANPPHFIHLCYKPSSGPIKTKLALVGKGLTFDSGGYNIKTGAGCSIDIMKTDMGGSAAVLGAAKALGQIKPPGVEVHFIVASCENMISGTGMRPGDIITASNGKTIEVNNTDAEGRLTLADALVYACKQGVDKIVDLATLTGACIVALGPSIAGVFTPSDDLAKEVFEASEVSGEKFWRMPLEESYWESMKSGVADMVNTGGRQGGAITAALFLKQFVDEKVQWMHIDLAGPVWNDKKRVATGFGIATLVEWVLKNSS is encoded by the exons ATGGCACACACTCTTGGCTTTACTCAGCCAGCCAACATCCAACACCCCAAG ATCTCTTTTGCTGCAAAAGAGATCGATGTGGCAGAATGGAAAGGGGACATACTTGCAGTTGGGGTCACTGAAAAAGACATGTCCAAGGATGAAAATTACAAGTTTCaaaactcaattttgaaaaaattggaTGGCCTGTTGGGTGGTATGTTAGCTGAGGCCTCTTCTGAGGAGGATTTCACCGGGAAAGCTGGCAAGTCTATGGTTCTTCGACTTCCCAGCTGTGGCTCCAAAAGGGTTGGTTTGATTGGTCTTGGAAAGACAGCTTCATCTCCAGCTTCTTTTCAAAGGCTTGGTGAAGCTGTTGCTGCAGCCGCAAAGACTGCGCAAGCCAATAGTGTGGCTATCGTTCTAGCTTCTTCCGAAGGCCTCTCAAATGAGTCAAAGCTGAGTACTGCTTCGGCAATAGCATCTG GGACGGTGTTGGGCATATATGAAGACAGTAGATACAAGTCGGAGCCAAGGAAACCAAAGCTTAATTCTGTGGATATTATTGGTCTTGGAACTGGACCGGAGTTGGAGAAGATGCTCAAGTATGCTGAAAATGTTTCTTCTGCTATAATTTTTGGAAGAGAGCTTGTGAATTCACCAGCAAATGTACTTACCCCTG CTGCACTAGCAGCAGAGGCTTCAAATATTGCTTCCTTGTACAGTGATGTTCTATCTGCAAACATATTGAGCGCTGAGCAGTGCAAGGAATTGAAGATGGGATCTTACTTGGGAGTTGCTGCTGCATCTGCAAATCCCCctcatttcattcatttgtGTTACAAACCCTCCAGTGGACCTATTAAAACCAAGTTAGCATTAGTTGGAAAAGGATTGACTTTTGACAG TGGTGGCTACAATATCAAGACTGGAGCTGGTTGCTCCATTGACATCATGAAAACTGACATGGGAGGTTCTGCAGCAGTTCTTGGTGCAGCAAAAGCCCTTGGGCAAATCAAACCTCCTGGAGTAGAG GTTCATTTTATTGTTGCATCTTGCGAAAACATGATAAGTGGAACAGGTATGAGACCCGGAGATATTATCACAGCTTCAAATGGAAAGACAATTGAG GTTAATAACACTGATGCAGAAGGCAGGCTTACACTTGCAGATGCTCTGGTATATGCTTGCAAACAGGGTGTTGACAAG ATAGTTGACCTTGCAACACTAACTGGAGCTTGTATAGTTGCTCTTGGACCCTCCATTGCAG GTGTTTTCACACCCAGTGATGATCTGGCAAAGGAGGTATTCGAAGCTTCAGAGGTCAGTGGTGAGAAATTTTGGAGGATGCCACTAGAAGAAAGCTATTGGGAGTCGATGAAATCAGGAGTTGCTGATATGGTAAATACCGGTGGTCGTCAAGGTGGCGCTATTACTGCTGCTCTGTTCTTAAAACAG TTTGTTGATGAAAAAGTACAGTGGATGCACATCGACTTGGCTGGCCCCGTCTGGAATGATAAGAAGCGGGTAGCAACAGGATTTGGCATTGCGACTTTGGTGGAATGGGTTCTGAAAAACTCATCTTAA